From the Pomacea canaliculata isolate SZHN2017 linkage group LG4, ASM307304v1, whole genome shotgun sequence genome, one window contains:
- the LOC112562359 gene encoding cornifelin-like yields the protein MWAPAPVMTQPMPNLQQASTNNTIVINNQTAAPTVQLPRPWSTGICAMCDDMSVCCCVYWCPTCAGSQLASDMGEGCCLPFCVTNWLVALRTKMRTQYNIQGTIMDDSTTICFCHLCVLCQMMRELKLMNAATVVGR from the exons ATGTGGGCACCTGCACCTGTGATGACTCAGCCTATGCCCAATCTCCAGCAGGCATCGACGAACAACACGATAGTCATCAACAACCAAACTGCTGCCCCGACCGTCCAGCTGCCTCGACCCTGGAGCACAGGCATCTGCGCCATGTGTGACGACATGTCCGTCT gctgttGTGTCTACTGGTGTCCGACATGTGCGGGTTCTCAGCTGGCCTCGGACATGGGAGAGGGCTGCTGTCTGCCTTTTTGTGTAACCAATTGGCTTGTCGCTCTTAGGACGAAGATGCGAACACAATATAACATCCAG GGGACCATAATGGACGACTCCACTACAATTTGCTTCTGCCACCTGTGCGTCTTGTGTCAGATGATGCGAGAGCTGAAGCTCATGAACGCTGCCACAGTCGTCGGACGATGA
- the LOC112562391 gene encoding cornifelin homolog: MASGYSNYPHYYGDSKDIPLQNAGYDYGGSQPVLSQPSSNTTNTTIIINQDASSTNRQPRLWSTDLCACCDDIGVCCCVVFCGTCAAIKLSQDMGEHYCVPCCVPGWLIVLRTKLRMQQNIQGTVMDDCCRVVFCGNCVMCQMMREVKHLSRGPNAM, encoded by the exons ATGGCATCTGGATACTCAAATTATCCACATTACTATGGAGACTCAAAAGATATTCCACTTCAG AATGCGGGATACGACTACGGGGGTTCCCAGCCAGTACTGTCACAGCCATCATcgaacaccaccaacaccacgaTCATCATCAACCAGGACGCGTCCTCCACCAACCGCCAGCCGCGCTTGTGGTCAACAGACTTGTGTGCTTGCTGTGACGACATCGGAGTTT GCTGCTGCGTCGTCTTCTGTGGAACCTGTGCAGCAATCAAACTGTCGCAGGACATGGGGGAGCACTACTGTGTCCCCTGCTGTGTGCCCGGCTGGCTGATTGTTCTCAGAACAAAACTTCGCATGCAACAAAACATTCAG GGTACTGTCATGGATGATTGTTGTAGAGTTGTTTTCTGTGGTAACTGTGTCATGTGTCAAATGATGCGGGAAGTCAAACACCTGTCGAGAGGCCCGAATGCAATGTAG
- the LOC112561660 gene encoding cornifelin homolog produces the protein MSYYPNNPAYAADPKDIQLQTDYRYGGSHPVVAQPASSTSNTTVIINQTAAYQPPRMWSTDMCGCCEDIGICCCVVFCEVCASIQLSRDMGEHCCVPCCVPGWLIVLRTKLRMQQNIQGTVMDDCCRTVFCGYCVLCQMMREVKQLKNSGIKL, from the exons ATGTCCTATTATCCGAACAACCCCGCTTATGCTGCAGACCCAAAAGATATTCAGCTTCAg ACCGACTACAGATACGGAGGGTCACACCCAGTTGTGGCGCAGCCAGCGTCGTCCACTAGTAACACTACAGTCATCATCAACCAGACGGCAGCGTATCAACCGCCGCGGATGTGGTCCACCGATATGTGTGGCTGCTGCGAAGACATAGGAATCT GCTGCTGCGTCGTCTTCTGCGAGGTCTGCGCGTCCAttcagctgtcacgtgacatgggagAGCACTGCTGTGTACCTTGCTGCGTCCCTGGCTGGCTTATCGTTCTTAGAACAAAGCTTCGAATGCAGCAGAACATTCAG GGTACAGTCATGGATGACTGCTGCAGAACCGTTTTCTGCGGCTACTGTGTTCTATGTCAGATGATGCGAGAAGTAAAACAACTAAAGAATTCGGGCATCAAACTGTAG
- the LOC112561659 gene encoding LOW QUALITY PROTEIN: lipid droplet-associated hydrolase-like (The sequence of the model RefSeq protein was modified relative to this genomic sequence to represent the inferred CDS: inserted 1 base in 1 codon; deleted 2 bases in 2 codons): MQFMLSLWEKNKKNIPVWCVGQAGHVAGPKTSSLSWTDIFKGTEPDPAYSLSGQIWHKVKFIMNIIPKDTRLVLIGHSIGCYMILNLLSHIPKDQVLRCFMLFPTIEKMQQSPNGRVFKPLLNYFRWGILTAVKLLSFLSPQIQRRLIQYHLRSFQHARMFYNASMSLFNPVCVDHATYMAKQELFVVDQLQVDLLKQHIDKMSFYFGSVDXWCPKEYCFALQEKFPDADIRLCQMDFSHAFVLDAGKEMADIVWEWAKGHF, translated from the exons ATGCAATTCATGCTCTCACtctgggaaaaaaacaagaaaaacattcctgtgtggtgtgtgggacAAGCAGGACATGTGGCAGGTCCAAAGACATCATCTCTTAGCTggactgacatttttaaag gtACAGAACCAGATCCAGCTTACTCATTAAGTGGGCAGATATGGCACAAAGTCAAGTTCATAATGAACATCATTCCTAAAGACACAAGACTAGTCCTGATTGGTCACTCTATTGGCTGCTACATGATTTTGAACTTGCTCTCTCACATTCCCAAGGACCAAGTACTTCGATGTTTTATGCTATTCCCTACCATAGAAAAAATGCAGCAATCCCCAAATGGGAGAGTCTTTAAACCTCTCTTGAACTACTTTCGCTGGGGAATTCTCACTGCAGTGAAATTGCTGTCTTTCTTAAGCCCCCAAATTCAGCGGAGGTTGATTCAGTACCATCTAAGATCTTTTCAACACGCCAGAATGTTCTATAAC GCTTCAATGAGTCTTTTTAACCCTGTGTGTGTTGATCATGCCACTTATATGGCAAAGCAAGAACTA TTTGTGGTGGATCAGCTTCAGGTGGATCTGTTGAAGCAGCATATTGATAAAATGAGCTTCTATTTTGGATCAGTTG AGTGGTGTCCAAAAGAATACTGCTTTGCTTTGCAAGAGAAATTTCCTGATGCTGACATTCGCCTTTGCCAGATGGATTTTAGTCATGCTTTTGTGTTAGATGCTGGGAAGGAAATGGCAGACATAGTATGGGAATGGGCAAAAGGACATTTTTAG